Within the Thermosynechococcaceae cyanobacterium Okahandja genome, the region AATCAGGGTATTGAGTGCTCCCCGCAAAAAGGCAGGTAACGCGGCTTGGACTAACTCCATGCCCCACCCCTAAACAATGCCAATTTGTGCTTGCTGCTCATTCCACATTTTCCAGCGCTCGTAAATTCCCCGTAGGGTGCCATCGGTCTTGAGGATTTCAAGAGCCTGATTCACTTCTGTTTTTAGGGTTTCCGCCTTGGGACTGTTGGCATTAAAGGCAATGACGTAGTTATTCAGAAAAATAGGGACACCAATGGGCTTTAAGGCGGGGTTGACGGTGCCGCCAGACCCTGACCCTAAAATATAGTAGGCCACAATCGGGAAGTCTAACATCACCGCATCAATGCGCCCCTGCGCCAAATCGTCAAAGGGTAAGTTGCCATCGTAGGCGCGGGTTTTAATGTTGGGGTCTCGTTCCAAAATTTCTTGCGCTTTGTAGCCAATCCCTGTGCCCACGGTCATCCCCGCTAAGTTGGCAAGGGTCACATCGCTGGTGGCATCGTACTGGGCAAAGCGCTCATCATCTGAGCGCACCACAATCTGTTGACCGTAACGGTAGTAGGGCTGGGAAAAAAGCTGGATGCGCTCGCGATCGGCGGTAATTTCCCAACCGTTGAGGATGAAGTCAAACCGATTAGCAGCCAAGGCGGCGGGTAACTGATCGTAGGCGGTGGCCACAAAAACGGGCGTTACACCCATAAGTTTGGCGATCGCGTCAGCAATTTCCACCTCAAAGCCAATGAGTTGGCTGGGATTCACCGGATCGTAAAACACGTAGGGCGCACCGCTTGTGGCCTCGGCTCCCCAAGCCAGCGTGCCCGGCGTCAATAGACCATTACTGGAAATGGTGACATCCGTTGCGCCATCCCCTTGCCCGGTGGGTTCCACATTACCGGCACAGGCGGTCAAGAGCGACTTTGTACCGGTTGCGAACAGCACTGCCCCGGCTCCTTGGGCAACTCGGTGCAAAAAAGTACGTCGTTGCAGTCCCATGCCCATCTCCTCACAACCCTGAACGGTTGACCAACATCAATCGATCAACTTTGATTCAGTTTAGTTTCTCTCGTGGCTGCTGCCAAGACTGCGGCGCTTGGTGACAGTTTGGTAAGCGGAAATAATATCCCCCTCCTGCCACAGTTGGAAGTCGTCTAAACGAACACCGCACTCGTAGCCGGAGGCCACTTCACGCACATCGTCCTTCATCCGCTTTAGGGAACTGAGGATGCCGGTGTGAATCACACTTTGCTGGCGGAGCACCCGCACCTTGCAGTTGCGCACCAGCTTGCCACTGAGGACGTAGCAACCCGCCACCGCCCCCTTGCTCAAGGGGAAGATGGCCCGCACTTCTGCTTGTCCGAGCTCCTCTTCAACCAGTTCTGGCTCCAGCAGCCCTTCCATGGCCCCCTGAATATCATCAAGGAGCTTGTAGATAATGTTGTACTCGCGCACATCAACGTTGTTTTGCTCTGCTGCCTGCCGCGCACCACTGGCAAGGGTGGTGTTAAAGCCAATAATGACGGCGTTACTGGCGGTGGCAAGGTCAATGTCGGTTTCGGTAATTTCCCCGGGAGCCGCCAGTAGAACCCGCAGTTGCACCTGATCTTGGGGCATTTGGTTCAGGGCGGCCAGAATTGCTTCTACGGAGCCTTGCACATCCGCCTTCAAAATCAGGTTTAACTCTTTGAGCTCGCCTTCGCGGGCTTGATCCGAGACGGAGGTGAGGGACACCCGCCGCGCTGTCGCCGCTTGGGCTAGGCGCGATTGACGCTGGGCCGCGGCACGCTCTTCGGCGATCGCCCGAGCCGTTCTTTCATCGCTAAAGACTTCAAACTCGTCCCCTGCTGCGGGCACTTCCGCTAACCCCAACACCTCGACGGCAAAGGAAGGAGTAGCCGCTTCAACTCGCTGGCCGCGATCGTCAATCATGGCCCGCACTTTACCAAAACAGGCCCCCGCCACTAAAATGTCGCCTACCCGCAGGGTGCCGTTTTGAACCAGTAGGGTGGCCACCGGCCCGCGGGCACGATCGAGGTGCGCTTCAATAACGGTGCCTTTGGCCGGACGATCGGGATTGGCGTAGAGGTCCTCGACCTCTGCCACAAGCAAAATCATCTCTAGTAGCGTATCAAGATTTTGTTGTTGCAGGGCACTGACGGGCACCATGATTGTGTCGCCACCCCACTCTTCGGGCACGAGGCCAAACTCCGTTAACTCTTGTTTGACCCGATCCGGTTGAGCCGACTCCTTGTCAATTTTGTTAATGGCAACAATAATTGGTACTTTGGCGGCCTTGGCATGGCTAATGGCTTCAATGGTTTGCGGCTGCACGCCATCATCTGCCGCCACTACTAGCACGGCAATGTCGGTCACCCGTGCTCCCCGCGCCCGCATGGCCGTAAAGGCTTCGTGGCCGGGGGTATCCAAAAAGACCACTTGATGCTTTTCGCCGTTTTGCTCCACATCCACATGGTAGGCGCCAATGTGCTGCGTAATGCCCCCCGCTTCTCCTTGGGCCACTTTGGCATTACGGATGGCATCCAAGAGGCTGGTTTTGCCGTGATCCACGTGCCCCATAATCGTCACCACCGGCGGTCGCCGCTGCAGATGATCAAGGTCGCTCGATTCGAGCATTTCGGTGACCTTGGCGGCTTCGGTGGTATGGCTGGCGGTTTCTACGGTAATCCCCAGTTCTTCGGCAACCAGTTCAATGGTTTCCACTTCAAGGGTTTGGTTAATGGTGGCGGCAATGCCCTTCAGGAAGAGAATTTTGATAATTTCTGCTTCGGAGCGGCGCAGCAGGCTGGCCAGTTCCTGCACCGACAGCGCCCCTTCGATGGTGATGTGATCCGGTGGTACCGCATCTTTGCTTTCGTCTTGACGGCGATCGCGACTGCGGCTGGGTTTTTTCTCGGCGGGTTTTTCCGGCTTGCTCACCGGGGTCGTGGGGCGAGTGGGTCGCTGGGCTTTGGGTTTGGGGGGACGCTGTAGGGACTGACTGACATCCACCGTCATCTGAGGCACGGCTACAAGGCGACTGCTCAGTTCTAGCTCGTCATCGTCGTCAATACTTTCTTCCCGTGGCTTAAGGCTCCGTGGCAGTTTCCGCTTGGTTTCCTCTTCGTCGGTGTCCTTGTGGCGATGCCGATCCTTAATGACCTTGTTGATGGAGCGGCTGTCTAGAACCTCAATCCCCGAATCGGTGGAGGAGGGTTTTGGCGGAGTGGGGGGGCGCAGCACCGGCGGCGGTTGCAGTTCCGGCAGGGTGGGCTTGGGTGCCATCTCTGGCTTAACGGGTGGGGCAGGACGGCGGACAATTTCAATGCGATCTTGACTATGAACCTTGGGAGCCTCAGCGGCTTTCTCTTTTTTCGGCAGTTCCTTGCGGGGCGGGGCGGGCTTTTCCAGCTTTTGGGGACGGGCTGGAGGGGCAACAAGGGAGGGAGCCGGTTTGGGGGGCTGGGGCTTGGCCGGGGCAGGAACTGGTTTAGGTGCCTCGGCGGCTACGGGTTCCGGCAGTTTAATTGGTTGAGAGGGTTGGGCGGGGCGGGGCCGTACGGGGGCGGTGGGACGGCTGGGGGGGTGCTGTAGCTGGGGTGGGGGGGCAGGGGTGTCGGAGCGGGGCTGGGTATGCACCGCAACAATTTGCTGGGATTTGGCAGCAGGATTTTTTTTCAGGGGGGGTGGGGTTTTGCTGGCTTTGGGCGACGCAGCAGCAGCGTGGGCGGTGGCGCGAATGCGATCGGCATCACTATCTGAAATGGTGCTGCTGTGACTTTTGTAGGGAATGCCCAAGCGATCGCAAATCGTGAGTAACTCGCGATTGTCTAAGTTTAATTCTTTGGATAGATCATAAATACGTACTTTACCAATACTCATGCTGACTCTCAAAATATCTGACGGCAATCATCTTGCGATAGCAATGTTGGGGGGGAGCGGTAGGGCAATCGGTTAGGATTGCGCAGGTGAGGGCTACCGCAATTGAGGGGGGTTAAATCTTTTTAAGGGGTGGGTTGGGGCAAATCACTCAGCAATCTCAATACTAGGGGCATGTTCAACAAAACTCGGTATGTCTATTATTAACGATTTCGGGGGGGATTGATCAGGGAAGCAAACCA harbors:
- a CDS encoding ABC transporter substrate-binding protein, which encodes MGLQRRTFLHRVAQGAGAVLFATGTKSLLTACAGNVEPTGQGDGATDVTISSNGLLTPGTLAWGAEATSGAPYVFYDPVNPSQLIGFEVEIADAIAKLMGVTPVFVATAYDQLPAALAANRFDFILNGWEITADRERIQLFSQPYYRYGQQIVVRSDDERFAQYDATSDVTLANLAGMTVGTGIGYKAQEILERDPNIKTRAYDGNLPFDDLAQGRIDAVMLDFPIVAYYILGSGSGGTVNPALKPIGVPIFLNNYVIAFNANSPKAETLKTEVNQALEILKTDGTLRGIYERWKMWNEQQAQIGIV
- the infB gene encoding translation initiation factor IF-2, whose amino-acid sequence is MSIGKVRIYDLSKELNLDNRELLTICDRLGIPYKSHSSTISDSDADRIRATAHAAAASPKASKTPPPLKKNPAAKSQQIVAVHTQPRSDTPAPPPQLQHPPSRPTAPVRPRPAQPSQPIKLPEPVAAEAPKPVPAPAKPQPPKPAPSLVAPPARPQKLEKPAPPRKELPKKEKAAEAPKVHSQDRIEIVRRPAPPVKPEMAPKPTLPELQPPPVLRPPTPPKPSSTDSGIEVLDSRSINKVIKDRHRHKDTDEEETKRKLPRSLKPREESIDDDDELELSSRLVAVPQMTVDVSQSLQRPPKPKAQRPTRPTTPVSKPEKPAEKKPSRSRDRRQDESKDAVPPDHITIEGALSVQELASLLRRSEAEIIKILFLKGIAATINQTLEVETIELVAEELGITVETASHTTEAAKVTEMLESSDLDHLQRRPPVVTIMGHVDHGKTSLLDAIRNAKVAQGEAGGITQHIGAYHVDVEQNGEKHQVVFLDTPGHEAFTAMRARGARVTDIAVLVVAADDGVQPQTIEAISHAKAAKVPIIVAINKIDKESAQPDRVKQELTEFGLVPEEWGGDTIMVPVSALQQQNLDTLLEMILLVAEVEDLYANPDRPAKGTVIEAHLDRARGPVATLLVQNGTLRVGDILVAGACFGKVRAMIDDRGQRVEAATPSFAVEVLGLAEVPAAGDEFEVFSDERTARAIAEERAAAQRQSRLAQAATARRVSLTSVSDQAREGELKELNLILKADVQGSVEAILAALNQMPQDQVQLRVLLAAPGEITETDIDLATASNAVIIGFNTTLASGARQAAEQNNVDVREYNIIYKLLDDIQGAMEGLLEPELVEEELGQAEVRAIFPLSKGAVAGCYVLSGKLVRNCKVRVLRQQSVIHTGILSSLKRMKDDVREVASGYECGVRLDDFQLWQEGDIISAYQTVTKRRSLGSSHERN